The proteins below are encoded in one region of Malaclemys terrapin pileata isolate rMalTer1 chromosome 8, rMalTer1.hap1, whole genome shotgun sequence:
- the CDC7 gene encoding cell division cycle 7-related protein kinase isoform X1, whose protein sequence is MEASLNAYRDEQPPLQAENFCRKHEKNSKLSGVKIDIEKLYEAVPQLVNVFKIKEKIGEGTFSSVYLATAQLQAGCEEKMALKHLIPTSHPLRIAAELQCLTIAGGQDNVMGVKYCFRKNDHVVIVMPYLEHESFLDVLNSLSFEEVREYMFNLFKALRRIHHFGIVHRDVKPSNFLYNRRLKEYALVDFGLAQGTPDTKIELLRVVQSESQQESCSQNKPHLTLGNRVSVNVTASRQIAQQSASKTSDKWCCSLSQMQIKQGKEGKEGSAHHSVQRSVFGERNFNIHSSTYHESPTIKVIKQSKVMDVASRKLATKKIISTKAVNNGVARKAANSCTAVLTCDCYATDRVCSVCLSRRQQAAPRAGTPGFRAPEVLTKCPTQTTAIDMWSAGIIFLSLLSGRYPFYKASDDLTALAQIMTIRGSRETTQAAKTFGKSILCTKEVPAQDLRTLCERLRGTNSSCAKSTSDAHTNSLYEPALATDTDKKVEFAPQPPGEKIQHLKNCHEGNNGLEIKITEKATDLKGWDRVPDEAYDLLDKLLDLNPATRITAKEALLHHFFKDIRQ, encoded by the exons ATGGAAGCATCCTTGAACGCTTATCGAGATGAACAACCTCCTTTGCAGGCTGAAAATTTCTGTAGGAAACATGAAAAGAACAGCAAGTTGTCAG GAGTAAAAATAGATATTGAAAAACTTTATGAAGCAGTGCCACAGCTTGTAAATGTGTtcaaaattaaggaaaaaattgGAGAAG GTACTTTTAGTTCAGTTTATTTGGCCACAGCCCAGCTACAAGCAGGATGTGAGGAAAAAATGGCTTTGAAACACCTAATTCCAACTAGTCATCCTCTACGAATTGCTGCTGAACTTCAGTGCCTTACAATAGCAGG gGGGCAGGATAACGTTATGGGAGTTAAATATTGCTTTAGAAAAAATGATCATGTAGTTATCGTTATGCCATATCTGGAACATGAATCCTTTTTG GACGTTTTgaactctctctcttttgaagAAGTAAGAGAATACATGTTTAATCTGTTTAAAGCATTGAGGCGCATTCATCACTTTGGTATTGTTCACCGTGATGTCAAGCCCAGTAACTTCCTGTACAACAGGCGGCTGAAAGA GTATGCCCTAGTAGATTTTGGTTTGGCACAAGGAACCCCTGATACGAAAATAGAACTACTCAGAGTTGTCCAGTCTGAAAGCCAACAGGAAAGTTGCTCACAAAATAAGCCTCACCTAACCTTGGGAAACAGGGTTTCTGTCAATGTTACAGCATCTAGACAGATAGCTCAACAGTCAGCCTCAAAAACATCTGATAAATGGTGCTGCTCGCTTTCACAAATGCAGATTAAACAAGGAAAAGAAGGAAAG gaGGGGTCTGCGCACCATTCTGTCCAACGCTCTGTCTTTGGAGAGAGAAATTTTAATATTCATAGCTCCACATACCATGAGAGCCCCACAATAAAA GTCATAAAGCAATCAAAGGTGATGGATGTTGCATCTAGAAAATTAGCAACAAAGAAGATTATTTCTACAAAAGCAGTGAACAATGGTGTAGCCAGGAAAGCTGCCAACAGTTGCACAGCTGTCTTGACCTGTGACTGTTATGCAACAGATAGAGTTTGCAGTGTTTGCCTTTCAAG ACGTCAGCAAGCTGCTCCTAGGGCGGGTACACCAGGATTCAGAGCACCAGAGGTGTTAACTAAGTGCCCTACTCAGACTACAG CAATTGATATGTGGTCTGCAGGAATCATATTCCTTTCTTTGCTCAGTGGACGGTATCCATTTTACAAAGCAAGTGATGATTTAACTGCTTTGGCACAAATCATGACTATTCGCGGATCCAGAGAAACTACTCAGGCTGCTAAAACGTTTG GCAAATCAATACTGTGTACTAAAGAAGTCCCAGCACAGGATTTAAGAACACTCTGTGAAAGACTGAGAGGAACAAATAGCAGCTGTGCTAAATCAACAAGCGATGCGCACACCAACTCTTTATATGAACCTGCTTTGGCAACTGACACAGACAAAAAGGTGGAGTTTGCTCCCCAACCACCTGGGGAAAAAATCCAGCATCTGAAGAACTGTCATGAAGGTAACAATGGCTTAGAAATTAAGATAACAGAAAAGGCAACTGATTTGAAAGGATGGGACAGAGTTCCTGATGAGGCTTATGATCTACTTGATAAGCTACTGGATCTAAACCCAGCTACAAGAATAACTGCAAAAGAGGCTTTGCTgcatcatttttttaaagatatcagACAGTGA
- the CDC7 gene encoding cell division cycle 7-related protein kinase isoform X2, with the protein MEASLNAYRDEQPPLQAENFCRKHEKNSKLSGVKIDIEKLYEAVPQLVNVFKIKEKIGEGTFSSVYLATAQLQAGCEEKMALKHLIPTSHPLRIAAELQCLTIAGGQDNVMGVKYCFRKNDHVVIVMPYLEHESFLDVLNSLSFEEVREYMFNLFKALRRIHHFGIVHRDVKPSNFLYNRRLKEYALVDFGLAQGTPDTKIELLRVVQSESQQESCSQNKPHLTLGNRVSVNVTASRQIAQQSASKTSDKWCCSLSQMQIKQGKEGKEGSAHHSVQRSVFGERNFNIHSSTYHESPTIKVIKQSKVMDVASRKLATKKIISTKAVNNGVARKAANSCTAVLTCDCYATDRVCSVCLSRRQQAAPRAGTPGFRAPEVLTKCPTQTTAIDMWSAGIIFLSLLSGRYPFYKASDDLTALAQIMTIRGSRETTQAAKTFALQHLISESETDDINFHSPNWEMQIMENSIKKERQINTVY; encoded by the exons ATGGAAGCATCCTTGAACGCTTATCGAGATGAACAACCTCCTTTGCAGGCTGAAAATTTCTGTAGGAAACATGAAAAGAACAGCAAGTTGTCAG GAGTAAAAATAGATATTGAAAAACTTTATGAAGCAGTGCCACAGCTTGTAAATGTGTtcaaaattaaggaaaaaattgGAGAAG GTACTTTTAGTTCAGTTTATTTGGCCACAGCCCAGCTACAAGCAGGATGTGAGGAAAAAATGGCTTTGAAACACCTAATTCCAACTAGTCATCCTCTACGAATTGCTGCTGAACTTCAGTGCCTTACAATAGCAGG gGGGCAGGATAACGTTATGGGAGTTAAATATTGCTTTAGAAAAAATGATCATGTAGTTATCGTTATGCCATATCTGGAACATGAATCCTTTTTG GACGTTTTgaactctctctcttttgaagAAGTAAGAGAATACATGTTTAATCTGTTTAAAGCATTGAGGCGCATTCATCACTTTGGTATTGTTCACCGTGATGTCAAGCCCAGTAACTTCCTGTACAACAGGCGGCTGAAAGA GTATGCCCTAGTAGATTTTGGTTTGGCACAAGGAACCCCTGATACGAAAATAGAACTACTCAGAGTTGTCCAGTCTGAAAGCCAACAGGAAAGTTGCTCACAAAATAAGCCTCACCTAACCTTGGGAAACAGGGTTTCTGTCAATGTTACAGCATCTAGACAGATAGCTCAACAGTCAGCCTCAAAAACATCTGATAAATGGTGCTGCTCGCTTTCACAAATGCAGATTAAACAAGGAAAAGAAGGAAAG gaGGGGTCTGCGCACCATTCTGTCCAACGCTCTGTCTTTGGAGAGAGAAATTTTAATATTCATAGCTCCACATACCATGAGAGCCCCACAATAAAA GTCATAAAGCAATCAAAGGTGATGGATGTTGCATCTAGAAAATTAGCAACAAAGAAGATTATTTCTACAAAAGCAGTGAACAATGGTGTAGCCAGGAAAGCTGCCAACAGTTGCACAGCTGTCTTGACCTGTGACTGTTATGCAACAGATAGAGTTTGCAGTGTTTGCCTTTCAAG ACGTCAGCAAGCTGCTCCTAGGGCGGGTACACCAGGATTCAGAGCACCAGAGGTGTTAACTAAGTGCCCTACTCAGACTACAG CAATTGATATGTGGTCTGCAGGAATCATATTCCTTTCTTTGCTCAGTGGACGGTATCCATTTTACAAAGCAAGTGATGATTTAACTGCTTTGGCACAAATCATGACTATTCGCGGATCCAGAGAAACTACTCAGGCTGCTAAAACGTTTG CACTGCAGCATTTAAtatctgaaagtgaaactgacgaCATTAATTTTCATTCTCCGAACTGGGAGATGCAAATTATGGAAAACagcataaagaaagaaag GCAAATCAATACTGTGTACTAA